The nucleotide sequence CAGGAGAAACACCATGGCGAAGCCGCCTGTGCGCAAGCCTAAGAAGAAGGTCTGCGCTTTTTGCAAGGACAAGGTCACGTACGTGGACTACAAGGACACGAACATGCTGCGGAAGTTCATTTCCGACCGTGGCAAGATCCGTGCCCGCCGCGTGACCGGCAACTGCACGCAGCACCAGCGTGACGTCGCCACGGCCGTCAAGAACAGCCGTGAGATGGCGCTGCTGCCCTACACGTCCACCGCGCGCTAAGGAAGGGTGACCGAATAATGAAGATCATCCTTACCCACGAGGTCTCCGGCCTCGGCGCTGCAGGCGACGTCGTCGACGTCAAGGACGGCTACGCTCGCAACTACCTGATCCCGCGGAAGTTCGCGATCCGCTGGACCAAGGGCGGCGAGAAGGACGTCGAGCAGATCCGTCGTGCTCGCAAGATCCACGAGATCCAGACCATCGAGCAGGCCAACCAGATCAAGGGCCGGCTTGAGGCCGTCAAGGTCCGTCTGGCTGTCCGCTCCGGCGACGCCGGTCGTCTCTTCGGTTCCGTCACCCCGGCCGACATCGCTTCGGCGATCAAGGCTTCCGGTGGTCCCGAGGTCGACAAGCGCCGTATCGAGCTGACTTCTCCGATCAAGACGCTGGGCGCCCACGAGACGTCCGTGCGTCTGCACCCCGAGGTTGCCGCCAAGGTCAACATCGAGGTCATCGCGGCCTAAGGGTTGCTCTCGCTGAAGCGGTGTATGGGGCCGCACCCTGTGAAGGGTGCGGCCCCACATGCTTGCCGGGGCCTTTGCCGACCGGTACCGATCGGCTCAGGATGCCGACGAAGCGACTGTTTCACGTGAAACACAGCGAACGGGGTGATGTTTCACGTGAAACAACGCCGGGCTCACGTCCATGCTCAGCGCGTCGCTCCAGTGACCATCCAGAGGCCGGAACGGGATCGCAGCCAGAGGGTCAGCATGCGCGTCGCCATCATCAGTGTCATGGCGCCCCAGAGGGCGGTCAGACCCCCGCCGAAGGTGGGGACGAGCAGAGCGGCCGGGATGAAGACCACCAAGGTCAGCAGCATGGCCCGGGCGAGATAGGGACCGTCTCCCGCGCCCATGAGTACACCGTCGAGCACGAAGACAATCCCGGAGATCGGCTGGGCGAGCGCCACCACGACAAGAGCAGGGAGTGCGGCTTGTTGCACTGTC is from Streptomyces sp. NBC_01314 and encodes:
- the rplI gene encoding 50S ribosomal protein L9, which translates into the protein MKIILTHEVSGLGAAGDVVDVKDGYARNYLIPRKFAIRWTKGGEKDVEQIRRARKIHEIQTIEQANQIKGRLEAVKVRLAVRSGDAGRLFGSVTPADIASAIKASGGPEVDKRRIELTSPIKTLGAHETSVRLHPEVAAKVNIEVIAA
- the rpsR gene encoding 30S ribosomal protein S18, encoding MAKPPVRKPKKKVCAFCKDKVTYVDYKDTNMLRKFISDRGKIRARRVTGNCTQHQRDVATAVKNSREMALLPYTSTAR